The following DNA comes from Deinococcus sp. YIM 134068.
CCCGCACGGCGTTCCCGTCCGCCACGATGGCGGCGAGGTCGTCCGGGTCACGCGGCAGGTCGAGGTTCTGCGCGATCAGGTTGGCGGTGCCCGCCGGGTACGCGAGCACGGGCACGTCCCGGTAGCGCGCGGCGTAGGCGAGGGCACTCACCGTCCCGTCACCCCCCGCCGCGACGAGGCAGTCGAACTCCTCCAGGTCGGTCACGTACTCGGCGAGCGGCGTGTCACGCCCCAGCTCCCGCGCGGTGACGGTGGCCCCACCCTCCCCCAGCCGGGTCACGAAGGCGGGGAGGGTGCTCTCGCCCTGGCCGCTGCGCGGGTTGAAGACGACGAGGACCCGCTTGCCCCGCAGGGCGGCGAGCGGGTCGGTCGTGTCGGCGGGGGTGGGGGCATCGGGGGGGGTGGTTTGACCCGTCATTCGGCACTTATTAGACTGCCCGCACGGAGGCTTTCGGTATGGTGCGTTTCTTCGTTACTTCACTGTTGTTCGCAGGGGTCCTGGCGTCATGCGCGCCGCGCCAGCAGGCCGGGGCGGGCGTCACGGTCACGCCCGTCCTCGTCAAGCTCTCCGAACCCGCCCCGCGCGGCGGCGTCCTCACCGTCCAGGGCCGCTACCTCGGCGGCCCCTCCACGGGCCGCGTGCGGCTGGGAGCCGACGCCACGGGCGCGGGCGGCTACGTCTTCCCCCCTGCGGCGGTCCGGTCGTGGACCGACCAGGAGATCGTCCTGACCCTTCCCAGCGACGCGCCCGTGGGCGGCTCGTGGCTGTTCGTGGAGGTGGGCGGAAAGCTCTCGACGGGGCTGCCGTACAGCGTCAGGCCGTAGGGGGTCGAACCGTCTAAAGGTCGAACGGTCAAACGGCAGTCAGCAGTTAGACGGTTTGACCTCTAGACCGTTTGACGAGCGGACGCCGCTCCCGCGTCCCCTGCGCCCTATAAGTCGCTCCCTGCTGGAAACCGTCCGCTCCCCTCCCCTGCTACACTCCCCTGCGTTATGCCGCTCCAGCGCCCGAAGGGCACCCAGGACCATCTGCCGGAGGGTTCTCCCAAACTCGGTCTCGACGTGCGGGCGTCCGCCTTCGCCC
Coding sequences within:
- a CDS encoding IPT/TIG domain-containing protein; the encoded protein is MVRFFVTSLLFAGVLASCAPRQQAGAGVTVTPVLVKLSEPAPRGGVLTVQGRYLGGPSTGRVRLGADATGAGGYVFPPAAVRSWTDQEIVLTLPSDAPVGGSWLFVEVGGKLSTGLPYSVRP